DNA from Acetobacter aceti NBRC 14818:
GCGCTGAACGCGGTCTGACTGATCGCATCGCCACAGCCATTGTCACTCTCGAGCCCTGCAACCATACGGGCCGGACACCACCCTGCTCCGAAGGGTTGCTGGCGACACCGGTAAAAACGATCTGGATTGCCTGCGCTGATCCCAACCCGAAAGTGGCCGGTGGTGGCGCAGCCAGACTGGAAGCGGACGGTCGTGAAGTGCGTTGGCTGGAACGTGAACAGCACCATATTCCCGATGGTCCCACTCTGCTTATGCAGTGCCAGGGGCTGATCGCGCCGTTTATTCGCTGGAGCGTGGAACAGCGCGCGTGGCTGACGGTGAAGCAGGCCGTCAATATCGATGGGCTGATGGTGCCGCCCACGGGCCGGACAACCTTCACCTCCAATGCAGCGCTGGATCTCGCGCATCGTCTGCGGCGTGCGACGGATGCGGTCGTCACGGCTGGCGGAACCGTTCGTGCTGATCTGCCGGGGCTGGATGTCCGACGCATTGACGATCACACGGGGCGCAAACCCCGTATGCTGGTTGTCTGTTCCCGCACACGGGAAGTGCCGCAGAACTGGCTGAGCATGGCGGAACGTCGCTTTGACGTGATCTTTTCTGATTCTGTCGAAGAAGTTCCGCAGCGTCTGGCAAAGGCCGGTGTGCTGTGGGCGCTGGTAGAGGCAGGTCCGACGTTGCTCGGTGAGTTGCGGGGGCGGAGCCTGTGGGACGACTGGCTGCGGATTGCGGTACGCTCTGACGGCAACGAGGATTTTTCAGTTG
Protein-coding regions in this window:
- the ribD gene encoding bifunctional diaminohydroxyphosphoribosylaminopyrimidine deaminase/5-amino-6-(5-phosphoribosylamino)uracil reductase RibD, with translation MTDRSVYLQAGKAFHAAIAEARRFVGATAPNPPVGCALLDAEGAILAVGAHHRAGTPHAEANALRSCAERGLTDRIATAIVTLEPCNHTGRTPPCSEGLLATPVKTIWIACADPNPKVAGGGAARLEADGREVRWLEREQHHIPDGPTLLMQCQGLIAPFIRWSVEQRAWLTVKQAVNIDGLMVPPTGRTTFTSNAALDLAHRLRRATDAVVTAGGTVRADLPGLDVRRIDDHTGRKPRMLVVCSRTREVPQNWLSMAERRFDVIFSDSVEEVPQRLAKAGVLWALVEAGPTLLGELRGRSLWDDWLRIAVRSDGNEDFSVERRHDVTPLALFDELAGAVLAGRSECV